The Pseudanabaena galeata CCNP1313 genome includes a region encoding these proteins:
- a CDS encoding DUF29 domain-containing protein translates to MSKLYDQDFYGWVQWQEQALARHEVSALDWQNLLEEVQALGRQEYRELVSHLGVLLGHLLKWEYQPDRRSRSWFLTIREQRRAINRHFHRNPSLKSRIVEALADGFESGIDLALRETNLPLRAFPESCPYKFEDIVTENFICDTSQDWEQ, encoded by the coding sequence ATGAGCAAACTATACGATCAAGATTTTTACGGTTGGGTGCAGTGGCAAGAACAAGCACTAGCCCGTCACGAAGTATCAGCCCTAGACTGGCAAAATTTACTGGAGGAAGTTCAAGCCTTGGGTAGACAGGAGTATCGCGAGTTAGTTAGTCATCTTGGTGTTTTGTTGGGACACTTGCTTAAGTGGGAATATCAACCAGATCGGCGATCGCGTAGTTGGTTCTTGACAATTCGAGAACAGCGCCGAGCGATTAACCGACATTTTCATCGCAATCCCAGTTTAAAATCTCGTATTGTCGAGGCGTTGGCAGATGGATTTGAATCAGGTATTGATTTGGCACTCCGAGAAACAAACTTACCCTTACGCGCTTTTCCAGAAAGTTGTCCCTATAAATTTGAAGATATTGTGACAGAAAATTTTATATGTGACACTAGCCAAGATTGGGAACAGTAA
- a CDS encoding class I SAM-dependent methyltransferase — translation MHHNDFEREESLYEDAIAERYNRDYHSYLIMQAHDEDFSQFVSQNYHKGDRVLDLGCGPASLWHLWKRALPDPSQIVGVDLSEGMIKECEKMFPEDDFRVGSALKIPADSGSFDLVIVSSILHHIPDEFLPDAFKEINRVLDEHGVVVGREPVSKGRLGDEPGWFSGAIMSFRHLVYRLTHTREYPEPAIGDYHHAYIPTEFLKLLSHSFSPKGVILKHPVSSYVLRSNNTLVAKIARLLDNSIGFGGHEFYYSASKNYYDSGDVMDCIEKELNTILDPDKKIEFMALLQKSAELLERELNTENG, via the coding sequence ATGCATCATAATGATTTTGAGCGTGAAGAGAGTTTGTATGAAGATGCTATTGCTGAAAGATACAATCGTGATTATCACAGCTATTTAATTATGCAAGCACATGATGAAGATTTTTCCCAGTTTGTGTCTCAAAACTACCATAAAGGAGATCGAGTACTAGATTTGGGATGTGGACCTGCATCTTTGTGGCATCTTTGGAAAAGGGCTTTACCTGATCCTTCCCAAATAGTTGGAGTCGATTTATCTGAGGGGATGATCAAAGAATGTGAAAAAATGTTTCCTGAAGATGATTTTAGAGTTGGTAGTGCATTAAAAATTCCAGCTGACTCAGGTAGCTTTGATTTAGTAATTGTCTCTAGTATATTGCATCATATTCCTGACGAATTTCTGCCAGATGCATTTAAAGAAATTAATAGAGTATTAGATGAGCATGGAGTTGTTGTTGGTCGTGAGCCAGTATCTAAAGGAAGATTAGGAGACGAACCCGGTTGGTTCTCGGGCGCAATTATGTCATTTAGACATTTAGTGTATAGACTCACTCATACTCGTGAATACCCAGAACCAGCAATTGGTGACTACCACCATGCTTACATCCCAACTGAATTTTTAAAATTGCTTAGTCATTCTTTTTCTCCAAAGGGAGTTATTCTAAAGCACCCTGTCAGCTCATATGTTCTTAGAAGTAATAACACTTTGGTCGCTAAAATTGCCCGTCTCTTAGATAATTCTATTGGCTTTGGGGGACATGAATTTTACTACTCAGCCTCAAAAAATTACTATGATTCTGGTGATGTCATGGACTGTATAGAGAAAGAGTTAAATACCATACTCGATCCAGATAAAAAAATAGAGTTTATGGCTTTATTACAAAAATCTGCTGAACTTCTTGAAAGAGAGCTAAATACTGAAAATGGCTAG
- a CDS encoding NAD-dependent epimerase/dehydratase family protein: protein MKVLIIGSGGFLGKNLLNYFLAQNIDVIGCSSAQSNGGICADTGLLSSQFSIPPDTHTVIYLSQSPYYRQVPEMAEHLLNVNVVSAVKVAELARRAKVKHFIYTSTGNVYAPSFEPLTEDAPINRNNWYALSKIHAEESLSLFRNDFDVTIMRLFGVYGTGQTDKLIPNLFNTVLQRRKVFVDRNSIDTNDIDGLRISLINVVDLVKIFLQCITSSNLKSYLLNISSHEVVSIRHITTLISQALDLPVDIEISDKYQQSSLIANIQLLQATFNPVFTPIEKGIQNMAVQYKVLK from the coding sequence ATGAAAGTCTTAATCATCGGATCAGGTGGCTTTTTAGGAAAAAATTTGCTCAATTATTTTCTAGCGCAAAATATTGACGTTATAGGTTGTAGTTCTGCTCAAAGTAATGGTGGCATATGTGCAGATACAGGTTTGCTCTCTAGTCAATTTTCTATTCCACCAGATACGCATACAGTCATTTATCTTTCCCAATCCCCATACTATCGACAAGTCCCAGAAATGGCAGAGCATTTACTAAATGTAAATGTAGTTAGTGCAGTTAAAGTTGCTGAATTAGCCCGTAGAGCAAAAGTTAAGCATTTCATTTACACATCCACAGGAAATGTTTATGCCCCAAGTTTTGAACCACTCACCGAAGATGCCCCAATTAATCGGAATAACTGGTATGCATTGAGCAAAATACATGCGGAGGAATCATTATCCTTATTTCGCAATGACTTTGATGTGACAATTATGCGATTGTTTGGTGTGTATGGGACAGGTCAAACTGACAAATTAATCCCTAACTTATTCAATACTGTCTTACAAAGAAGAAAGGTTTTTGTTGATCGTAATTCTATTGATACAAACGATATAGATGGATTGCGAATATCACTAATTAATGTAGTAGATCTTGTCAAAATTTTTCTGCAATGTATAACTTCTTCAAACTTAAAGAGCTATTTACTAAATATTAGTAGTCATGAAGTTGTTAGTATTCGTCATATCACTACATTAATTAGTCAAGCTCTCGATCTTCCAGTTGATATAGAGATTAGTGACAAATATCAACAATCTAGTTTAATAGCAAATATTCAGTTGTTACAAGCAACTTTTAATCCAGTTTTTACACCTATAGAAAAAGGAATCCAAAATATGGCTGTTCAATATAAAGTGCTAAAGTAA
- a CDS encoding Uma2 family endonuclease — MVVQTLARRKSIEEYLDAEETAEQRSEYRNGEIIAMAGGSINHNRIIRNFSRLLEPPDYEVFIRDLRLWIPAYNEYTYPDILLIKGEPIFQENRIDTVINPSIIIEVLSKSTSNRDRGDKFAFYRSIHEFQEYILVDQYRVHIEQFRKNDDGNWLLSESEDQNGILALADGLCQISHRDIYAKVKFDQV, encoded by the coding sequence ATGGTTGTGCAAACTCTAGCTCGTCGAAAATCTATTGAAGAATACCTTGACGCAGAAGAAACTGCTGAGCAGCGCAGCGAGTATCGTAATGGAGAAATAATCGCAATGGCTGGCGGTTCAATTAACCACAATCGCATCATTCGCAATTTCAGTAGATTGCTAGAACCTCCAGACTATGAAGTTTTTATCAGAGACTTACGCTTGTGGATTCCTGCTTATAACGAATATACCTATCCAGATATTTTGCTAATCAAGGGTGAGCCAATCTTTCAAGAAAACCGTATAGATACGGTGATTAATCCCAGTATCATTATCGAAGTTTTATCTAAATCCACCAGCAATCGCGATCGCGGTGACAAGTTTGCATTTTATCGATCAATTCATGAGTTTCAAGAATATATTTTAGTTGATCAATATCGAGTTCACATCGAACAGTTTCGAAAAAATGACGATGGTAACTGGTTACTGAGCGAGTCTGAAGATCAAAATGGGATTCTGGCTTTAGCAGATGGGCTTTGCCAAATTTCCCACCGTGACATCTACGCAAAAGTCAAATTTGATCAGGTATAA
- a CDS encoding glycosyltransferase gives MKVLHLPTYTGGQAWGLAQGERSLGLDSKVLVRNNEWLGYSCDIDLGLDKMSSPFTKFAKLTKTFFQIRNKYDVFHFNFGSSLFHSPKDYLNHLELPFYPKQAKLFATYNGCDIRQKYITMQRTSIAACHNSTCYNGQCNSGKLDELRLKGITKMQKYVQHIWAVNPDLLYFLPPHMSSFLPYSISLDGIAVNLPKLERKKIKIIHAPTNRAAKGSDYIFTAIAKLEKTHAEYFDFKVIENIPHAQALQLYQDADLVIDQILIGWYGGFAVEVMAMGKPVIARIATEDLHFLPLQMAKEVQESVINADPISIFTVLKQCIEDRKLLQDYANTAIEYARKWHHPQHVASLTKEKYESYF, from the coding sequence ATGAAAGTTCTTCATTTACCTACTTATACTGGTGGACAGGCTTGGGGACTCGCACAAGGGGAAAGATCTCTCGGATTAGATAGCAAAGTTTTAGTAAGAAATAATGAATGGCTTGGATATTCCTGTGATATTGACTTGGGATTAGATAAAATGTCTTCTCCATTCACTAAATTTGCTAAGCTAACAAAGACTTTTTTTCAAATTAGAAATAAATATGATGTATTCCATTTCAACTTTGGCTCATCTTTATTTCATTCACCTAAGGACTATCTTAATCATTTAGAACTGCCATTTTATCCTAAACAAGCTAAGCTTTTTGCAACTTATAATGGCTGTGATATTCGCCAGAAATATATCACGATGCAACGTACTTCAATAGCAGCCTGTCATAATTCTACTTGTTACAATGGGCAGTGTAATTCTGGCAAGTTAGATGAGTTACGGCTTAAAGGCATTACAAAGATGCAAAAGTATGTACAGCATATTTGGGCAGTAAATCCAGACTTACTGTATTTCTTACCGCCTCATATGTCTTCTTTTCTTCCCTATTCCATTAGTCTAGATGGAATAGCTGTAAACCTTCCAAAACTTGAGCGTAAAAAAATAAAAATTATTCATGCTCCAACTAATCGTGCTGCAAAAGGGAGTGACTATATATTTACAGCGATCGCAAAGTTAGAAAAAACCCATGCTGAATACTTTGATTTTAAGGTAATTGAAAATATTCCTCACGCACAAGCCTTACAACTTTATCAAGACGCAGATCTAGTTATAGATCAGATCTTGATTGGTTGGTATGGAGGATTTGCTGTAGAAGTAATGGCAATGGGTAAACCTGTGATCGCAAGAATAGCTACTGAAGATCTACATTTTTTACCACTACAAATGGCTAAGGAAGTTCAAGAATCAGTTATTAATGCCGATCCTATCTCTATCTTTACAGTTTTAAAACAGTGTATTGAAGATCGCAAACTACTCCAAGATTATGCCAATACTGCAATTGAATACGCTCGCAAATGGCATCATCCGCAGCATGTTGCTAGTCTAACAAAAGAAAAATACGAATCATATTTCTAA
- a CDS encoding tetratricopeptide repeat protein — protein sequence MKCPVCRAIYRPSRINEDSRSIASTSCHRCGVDLAPLICLHDLALCHHREAIQSYISGDLMEAISQNQRAIALYSSNADFYVLAGQVFALLGELEEAIAAWHKAIEINPKHPKAGELLRILGIVPLV from the coding sequence ATGAAATGCCCTGTTTGTCGAGCTATTTACCGTCCATCAAGAATTAACGAAGATTCTCGTTCGATCGCATCTACTAGCTGTCATCGTTGTGGTGTCGATCTTGCCCCATTAATTTGTCTGCATGATTTGGCTCTCTGTCATCATCGCGAAGCCATTCAGTCTTATATATCAGGCGATCTCATGGAAGCTATTTCCCAAAACCAACGGGCGATCGCGCTGTATTCCTCTAATGCCGATTTTTATGTCTTAGCAGGACAAGTCTTTGCCTTGTTAGGAGAGCTTGAAGAGGCGATCGCTGCATGGCACAAAGCTATAGAAATAAACCCGAAACACCCAAAAGCTGGGGAGCTTCTTCGGATTTTGGGAATTGTACCGTTAGTCTAA
- a CDS encoding glycosyltransferase family protein, with protein sequence MASNSDVHMTETANWIEKFRQKYGQSPRILHIGNIANNAYNNAKLLNNAGLDCDVICYDYYHTMGCPEWEDADFIGSVRDQFFPNWHSLEMNKFQRPLWFAQGPTKLCIRYLLAKRQSGLKSARSLWFQLGLYRFFRTCLVGNYVYKKLLSLKKIKDSYTQPVLGAYSYAKLCIRYLLAKRQSGLKSARSLWFQLGLYRFFRTCLVGNYVYKKLLSLKKIKDSYTQPVLGAYSYAKYQLKRCFINKYTRPYLRKYFPKLKTSKDLPESTKSLFEERVEEIIQRFKVNFSERSDQLLATDLIPYNSIIPLWSQLFDQYDIIQAYSTDPILPLLAGKKYFAFEHGTLRDIPFYPNTQGRITAISYSEAQHVFVTNSDCLENAHYLAGERVSYINHPYDESHGDAISGSEDLRRRLCKELDADFLFFFPTRQDWVVGTGYADKSNDIFLRAFCQLRQSGYKVGMVCCRWGKNVQESIHLLKDNQCDKYVLWQEPMGTVQFERTVKACDVVVDQFKLGSFGGIMFKAMAVGTVICTYLNEAEILNQYQELPPIINCQTEVQIVQAVQELINHPENINRLSLSAKQWIDKYHSSSLTVQTQLQQYKLLLMPD encoded by the coding sequence ATGGCTAGTAATTCAGATGTTCATATGACAGAAACGGCAAATTGGATTGAAAAATTCCGCCAAAAATATGGGCAATCGCCACGCATATTGCATATAGGGAATATCGCGAACAATGCTTATAACAATGCTAAATTACTAAACAATGCAGGGCTAGATTGTGATGTAATCTGCTATGACTATTATCACACTATGGGTTGTCCAGAATGGGAAGATGCAGATTTCATAGGTTCTGTTAGAGATCAATTCTTCCCAAATTGGCACAGTTTGGAAATGAATAAATTCCAGCGCCCTCTTTGGTTTGCCCAAGGTCCAACAAAACTCTGCATTCGTTACCTATTAGCAAAGAGACAAAGTGGTTTAAAGAGTGCCAGATCTTTGTGGTTTCAGCTAGGGCTATATAGATTTTTTCGCACATGTTTAGTCGGCAACTATGTATACAAAAAACTTTTATCCTTAAAAAAGATCAAAGACTCATATACACAGCCTGTCCTAGGAGCATATAGCTATGCAAAACTCTGCATTCGTTACCTATTAGCAAAGAGACAAAGTGGTTTAAAGAGTGCCAGATCTTTGTGGTTTCAGCTAGGGCTATATAGATTTTTTCGCACATGTTTAGTCGGCAACTATGTATACAAAAAACTTTTATCCTTAAAAAAGATCAAAGACTCATATACACAGCCTGTCCTAGGAGCATATAGCTATGCAAAATATCAATTAAAGCGTTGTTTTATTAATAAATACACGCGCCCTTATCTTAGAAAATATTTCCCCAAACTAAAAACCTCTAAAGATTTACCAGAATCTACTAAATCTTTATTTGAAGAACGAGTAGAAGAAATCATCCAAAGATTTAAAGTCAATTTCTCTGAACGTAGCGATCAACTATTAGCGACAGATTTAATTCCTTACAACTCTATAATACCTTTATGGAGCCAGCTCTTTGATCAATATGACATTATCCAAGCATATTCTACAGATCCGATTTTGCCATTACTCGCAGGCAAAAAATACTTTGCTTTTGAGCATGGAACATTAAGAGATATTCCTTTTTATCCAAACACGCAGGGTAGAATTACGGCAATTTCTTATAGTGAAGCACAGCATGTCTTTGTCACAAATTCTGATTGCTTAGAAAATGCGCATTACTTAGCTGGGGAAAGGGTTTCTTACATAAATCATCCGTATGACGAAAGCCATGGTGATGCTATAAGTGGCTCAGAAGATTTACGTAGACGCTTATGTAAAGAACTTGATGCTGACTTTCTTTTCTTTTTCCCGACTCGACAGGACTGGGTGGTTGGCACTGGCTATGCAGACAAAAGTAACGACATTTTTTTGAGAGCCTTCTGCCAATTGCGCCAATCAGGATATAAAGTTGGCATGGTTTGCTGTCGATGGGGTAAAAATGTTCAAGAAAGTATTCATTTGTTGAAAGACAACCAATGTGATAAATATGTGCTTTGGCAAGAGCCTATGGGAACAGTACAGTTTGAGAGGACAGTAAAAGCTTGTGACGTAGTTGTCGATCAGTTTAAGCTTGGGTCTTTTGGTGGAATAATGTTTAAGGCTATGGCAGTTGGTACAGTAATTTGTACTTACTTAAATGAAGCCGAAATTTTGAATCAGTATCAAGAGTTACCACCAATAATTAATTGCCAAACAGAGGTGCAAATCGTTCAAGCTGTTCAAGAACTTATCAATCACCCTGAAAATATTAATCGCTTATCACTCTCTGCTAAGCAGTGGATTGACAAGTACCATAGCTCTAGTCTGACAGTACAAACTCAGTTACAGCAATATAAGTTGTTACTTATGCCTGATTAA
- a CDS encoding glycosyltransferase family protein yields the protein MKRLFWFGYDFLSYVFLGIGLLLFPLRWLVKFISIRTQPTDLRLNSLWTGTPIITLAVKAKAEALLGVNAKSLVYDTYFITSDFDYNLSGWTTIPLVGKLTSLFVFIWVCLWADRIHMYMDRGVLLGSKPLQSSFKELLVYKKLGISFFFWTYGADVRSRQTTEKLGHPNCCTECPAIGKACICDEYSRKIRINKLTHYARCVFSMGDMMEYTVGSRNDLFFWPLDLYGAKSAKYKAIYPTSDRTKPVRIVHAPNHRAFKGTHYLIEAVERLIAKGTQIELVLVEKVANEKALEMYRSADIIFDQCLIGFHGYFALEGMAMGKPVMCYIRKPQEYLLNHEECPIINTHIDTLEQDIEELVNNRDRLREIGIKSRQYIEKYFTLEAFADRLKNAYQDLGVTI from the coding sequence GTGAAAAGATTATTTTGGTTTGGTTATGATTTTTTGTCTTATGTTTTTTTGGGTATAGGCTTATTACTATTTCCATTGAGGTGGCTAGTTAAGTTTATTTCTATAAGAACTCAGCCTACTGATCTAAGATTAAACAGCCTCTGGACAGGCACACCAATTATTACATTGGCAGTTAAAGCAAAAGCAGAAGCTCTCTTAGGAGTTAATGCAAAATCATTGGTCTATGATACTTATTTTATTACTAGTGACTTTGACTACAATTTGAGTGGTTGGACAACTATTCCTTTGGTAGGTAAATTAACCTCTTTATTTGTTTTTATTTGGGTTTGCCTATGGGCTGACCGTATCCATATGTACATGGATCGAGGCGTTTTACTTGGTAGTAAACCTTTACAGTCAAGTTTTAAGGAATTATTAGTTTACAAAAAATTAGGTATTTCGTTTTTTTTCTGGACTTATGGTGCAGATGTACGGAGCCGTCAAACTACAGAAAAACTAGGACATCCAAATTGCTGTACGGAATGTCCTGCCATTGGAAAAGCCTGTATTTGTGATGAGTATAGCCGTAAAATTCGTATAAATAAACTCACACATTATGCGAGATGTGTATTTTCTATGGGCGATATGATGGAGTACACAGTAGGAAGTCGCAACGATCTATTTTTTTGGCCATTGGATCTATATGGCGCGAAGTCTGCAAAGTATAAAGCTATATATCCAACTAGTGATCGCACAAAACCTGTACGCATTGTCCACGCTCCTAACCATCGGGCCTTTAAAGGAACACATTACCTAATCGAAGCTGTAGAAAGACTAATTGCTAAAGGTACACAGATAGAACTAGTTCTAGTCGAAAAAGTTGCTAATGAAAAGGCTCTTGAGATGTATAGATCTGCTGATATCATATTTGACCAATGCTTAATAGGATTTCATGGCTACTTTGCATTAGAAGGTATGGCAATGGGAAAGCCTGTGATGTGTTATATCCGCAAGCCACAAGAATATCTGCTGAACCATGAAGAATGCCCAATTATAAATACTCATATTGATACACTAGAGCAAGATATTGAAGAACTTGTAAATAATCGCGATCGCTTAAGAGAGATTGGAATTAAAAGCCGCCAATATATTGAAAAATATTTCACATTGGAAGCATTTGCCGATAGGCTAAAAAATGCTTACCAAGATTTAGGAGTTACTATATGA
- the lhgO gene encoding L-2-hydroxyglutarate oxidase, whose product MYDFIVIGGGIVGLATARNLLQSYPRAKLLILDKESQWAFHQTSNNSGVIHSGIYYKPGSFKAKFCREGNISMTEFCNKYNISHEICGKVIVATKPQELSLLEDLYQRGLANGLKVEKISAEEVKEVEPHVSCIAGLRVFSTGIVSYRQVCQKLVDMIRDDGGELLLKAHVTQIKDISEGKEIDTSQGIFATRMLINCGGLQSDHLAKLGNVDPQIQIIPFRGEYYELKPEKRYLVKTLIYPVPNPNFPFLGVHFTKMIDGSVHAGPNAVLSLKREGYHKTDFDMRDAAEIFSYPGFWKLASKYSKDGIQEIIRSFSKDAFVRSLQQLIPEVISDDLVPTHAGVRAQALKPNGQLVEDFLIIKDQKSIHVCNAPSPAATSSLEIGKAIVRELST is encoded by the coding sequence ATGTATGACTTCATAGTTATTGGCGGTGGAATTGTTGGACTTGCAACAGCAAGGAATTTACTCCAGAGTTATCCTAGAGCAAAACTATTAATCCTAGATAAAGAGAGTCAATGGGCTTTCCACCAAACCAGTAACAATAGTGGTGTGATCCATTCTGGTATTTATTACAAGCCAGGTAGCTTTAAAGCAAAATTCTGCCGTGAGGGGAATATTTCCATGACAGAATTCTGTAATAAATATAATATCAGTCACGAAATATGCGGGAAAGTAATTGTTGCAACTAAGCCACAAGAGTTATCTCTACTTGAAGATCTTTATCAACGTGGATTAGCTAATGGACTTAAGGTGGAAAAAATTAGTGCTGAAGAAGTCAAAGAAGTTGAACCGCATGTAAGTTGTATCGCAGGATTAAGAGTCTTTTCCACAGGAATTGTCAGCTATCGCCAAGTATGTCAAAAGTTAGTGGATATGATTAGAGATGATGGTGGGGAACTTTTGCTGAAGGCACATGTGACTCAGATTAAAGATATTTCTGAAGGAAAAGAAATAGATACAAGTCAAGGAATTTTCGCAACTCGAATGCTAATTAATTGTGGTGGTCTTCAAAGCGATCACCTTGCAAAGCTTGGAAATGTTGATCCACAAATACAAATTATTCCATTTCGTGGAGAATATTATGAGTTAAAGCCTGAAAAAAGGTATTTAGTAAAGACTCTGATTTATCCTGTCCCTAATCCTAATTTCCCGTTTTTGGGAGTTCACTTTACCAAAATGATTGATGGTAGTGTTCATGCTGGACCAAATGCTGTTCTTAGTCTCAAGCGAGAGGGATACCACAAAACAGATTTTGATATGCGAGATGCTGCTGAAATTTTTTCCTATCCTGGTTTTTGGAAATTAGCCTCTAAGTATTCTAAAGATGGTATTCAAGAGATCATTCGTTCTTTCAGTAAAGATGCATTTGTGCGTAGTCTTCAGCAATTGATTCCTGAAGTGATATCGGATGATTTAGTGCCAACACACGCAGGAGTTCGCGCCCAAGCACTTAAGCCTAATGGACAGTTAGTTGAGGATTTTTTAATTATTAAAGATCAAAAATCTATTCATGTTTGTAATGCACCATCTCCTGCGGCTACTTCTTCTTTAGAAATTGGAAAAGCGATCGTTAGAGAATTAAGTACATAG
- a CDS encoding class I SAM-dependent methyltransferase: MRNEVLPNLTIPANLDKFDFRCFQKEMEQVIEGVFITDEYWYPVIKGVPCFLKDVLRPNFTWFQEKYNLAKLAESSISEFESEQLLTNTTFSDKWNKFRNYGLEQTHQEFLYAWYCKKFGVSTTEELVRFYRQFKTVLEIGPGSGFNTRFIAETLADNNEAKVFALDISDAAFTTFENTKHLANCHVVQADLMSMPFADCSFDFIIADGVLHHTPDTKKALFAVYKKLKPNGQMFFYVYKQMGAARQFCDRYIREHFTHLEPDECYKACEGLTELGRELSHLNAKITLEKDIPVLGIPAGTHDVQRLFYYNFVKCFWNDAFDFETNNMVNFDWYHPHNAWQHTETEVAGWLQELGVSDYKFNDANPNGISVLLTKPSL; the protein is encoded by the coding sequence ATGAGAAACGAAGTTTTACCGAATTTAACAATTCCTGCAAATCTTGACAAATTTGATTTTCGTTGTTTCCAAAAAGAAATGGAGCAAGTGATTGAAGGTGTTTTTATTACAGATGAATACTGGTATCCAGTTATCAAAGGTGTTCCTTGCTTTTTAAAAGATGTGCTTAGACCAAACTTTACTTGGTTTCAAGAAAAATATAATTTGGCAAAGCTTGCCGAATCCTCAATATCAGAATTTGAAAGCGAACAGTTACTCACAAATACAACTTTCTCAGATAAGTGGAACAAGTTTCGTAATTATGGTTTAGAGCAAACTCACCAAGAATTTCTTTACGCTTGGTACTGCAAAAAATTTGGCGTTTCGACGACTGAGGAACTTGTAAGATTTTATCGCCAATTTAAGACGGTTCTAGAAATTGGACCCGGCTCAGGATTTAACACGAGATTTATTGCAGAAACGCTAGCTGATAATAATGAAGCAAAAGTCTTTGCTTTAGACATTTCTGATGCAGCATTTACAACCTTTGAAAATACTAAGCATCTTGCAAATTGCCATGTTGTCCAAGCAGATCTAATGTCTATGCCATTTGCTGACTGCTCATTTGATTTCATTATTGCTGATGGTGTTTTACATCACACACCCGACACGAAAAAGGCTTTGTTTGCAGTTTATAAGAAACTCAAACCAAATGGACAGATGTTCTTTTATGTTTATAAGCAGATGGGTGCAGCAAGGCAGTTTTGCGATCGCTACATTCGTGAGCATTTTACACATCTAGAGCCAGATGAATGCTACAAAGCCTGTGAGGGACTTACAGAGTTAGGCAGAGAGCTTAGTCATCTCAATGCCAAAATCACCCTTGAGAAAGATATTCCAGTATTGGGTATACCAGCAGGAACCCATGATGTCCAACGGCTTTTCTACTACAATTTTGTTAAATGTTTTTGGAATGATGCTTTCGATTTTGAAACGAATAATATGGTTAACTTTGATTGGTATCATCCCCATAATGCTTGGCAACATACAGAAACAGAAGTAGCAGGTTGGCTACAAGAGCTAGGTGTAAGCGATTACAAGTTTAATGATGCAAACCCAAATGGTATCTCTGTCCTCCTAACTAAGCCCTCGCTGTGA